A single genomic interval of Alcaligenes sp. SDU_A2 harbors:
- the metE gene encoding 5-methyltetrahydropteroyltriglutamate--homocysteine S-methyltransferase produces the protein MTTIHNLGFPRIGAKRELKFALESYWKGDSSRDELQALGAALRQRHWENQAGLDLVPVGDFSFYDQVLDTSFMLGNLPERVQDFHGDALDNYFRVARGRSAKGLDDHSACCGGVAAGEMTKWFDTNYHYIVPEFKADTQFTLDASRLLEQLAQAKAQGVNAKPVIIGPLTYLALGKAKDDSNKLALLERVLPVYAQLLDTLSSQGVDWVQVDEPILVTELDADWQQAFRTAYQFLSAAKVKLLVATYFGQLLENAELAATLPVAGLHVDAINDRDGVQSLIERLPAYKVLSLGVINGRNIWKTDLTAVLDWVEPLARQLGDRLWIAPSCSLLHVPVDLDSEQLLDADVKSWLAFALQKLDELRVLGRALRDGRAAVQGELAANAAALAARRTSARVNKPAVQAAVAAITARLGQRKSAYAQRAAKQADFLKLPAYPTTTIGSFPQTAEIRRARSEFKAGRLDQAGYLAVMRAQIAHSVREQEELGLDVLVHGEAERNDMVEYFGEQLDGYAFSQFGWVQSYGSRCVKPPILFGDISRPRAMTVEWITYAQSLTKKPMKGMLTGPVTILNWSFVRDDQPRSVSCLQLALAIREEVLDLEKAGVRVIQIDEAALREGLPLRKSQWQSYLDWAVESFRITANGVQDQTQIHTHMCYSEFNDIIASIAGMDADVITIETSRSDMELLDAFESFQYPNEIGPGVYDIHSPNIPTEQHIVALMSKAAERVPAQRLWVNPDCGLKTRQWNEVIPALRNMVAAAKTLRAGFFR, from the coding sequence ATGACGACGATTCATAACTTGGGTTTTCCGCGCATTGGTGCCAAACGTGAACTGAAGTTCGCTTTGGAATCCTATTGGAAGGGCGACTCCTCGCGTGATGAGTTGCAGGCTTTGGGCGCTGCGTTGCGTCAACGTCATTGGGAAAATCAGGCCGGACTGGATCTGGTGCCGGTAGGGGATTTTTCTTTTTACGATCAGGTGCTGGACACGAGTTTTATGTTGGGCAATCTGCCCGAGCGCGTGCAGGATTTTCATGGCGATGCGCTGGACAATTATTTTCGTGTCGCACGGGGGCGCTCGGCCAAGGGTCTGGACGATCACAGCGCATGCTGTGGCGGTGTGGCCGCGGGCGAAATGACCAAGTGGTTCGACACCAATTACCATTACATCGTCCCCGAATTTAAGGCCGATACCCAGTTCACGCTGGATGCGTCGCGTCTGCTGGAGCAACTGGCCCAGGCCAAGGCCCAGGGCGTGAATGCCAAGCCCGTGATTATCGGTCCGCTGACCTACCTGGCTTTGGGCAAGGCCAAAGATGACTCCAACAAGCTGGCTTTGTTGGAACGCGTGCTGCCTGTGTATGCGCAATTGCTCGATACGCTGTCCAGCCAGGGCGTGGATTGGGTGCAGGTAGACGAGCCCATTCTGGTGACCGAGCTGGATGCCGATTGGCAGCAGGCCTTCCGTACGGCCTATCAGTTCTTGAGTGCTGCCAAGGTCAAGCTGCTGGTGGCCACCTATTTTGGTCAGTTGCTGGAAAATGCAGAGCTGGCTGCTACCTTGCCCGTGGCCGGTTTGCATGTGGATGCCATCAATGACCGTGATGGCGTGCAATCCCTGATCGAGCGTTTGCCTGCGTACAAGGTCTTGTCCTTGGGCGTGATCAATGGCCGCAATATCTGGAAAACCGATTTGACGGCTGTGCTGGATTGGGTGGAGCCGTTAGCTCGGCAACTGGGCGATCGGCTCTGGATTGCCCCTTCGTGCTCTTTGTTGCATGTGCCCGTCGATCTGGATAGTGAACAACTGCTGGATGCCGATGTGAAATCGTGGCTGGCTTTTGCCTTGCAAAAGCTGGACGAACTGCGCGTACTGGGCCGCGCCTTGCGTGACGGCCGCGCTGCGGTTCAGGGCGAATTGGCTGCGAATGCAGCGGCTCTGGCGGCGCGCCGTACATCGGCGCGCGTGAATAAACCTGCTGTGCAGGCGGCGGTTGCCGCGATTACGGCTAGGCTGGGCCAGCGCAAGAGCGCCTATGCCCAACGAGCTGCCAAGCAAGCCGATTTCCTGAAGCTGCCCGCCTATCCCACCACGACGATCGGTTCCTTCCCGCAAACCGCAGAGATTCGCCGCGCACGCAGCGAATTCAAGGCCGGCCGCCTGGACCAAGCCGGGTATCTGGCCGTCATGCGGGCGCAGATCGCGCACAGCGTGCGTGAACAGGAAGAGCTGGGGCTGGATGTGTTGGTGCATGGCGAGGCCGAGCGCAACGACATGGTCGAGTACTTTGGCGAGCAACTGGATGGATACGCTTTTAGCCAGTTCGGGTGGGTGCAGTCGTATGGTTCGCGGTGTGTGAAGCCGCCCATTCTGTTTGGCGATATCAGCCGTCCCCGGGCCATGACGGTGGAGTGGATTACTTACGCGCAGTCTCTGACGAAAAAACCCATGAAGGGCATGTTGACGGGCCCGGTAACAATTTTGAATTGGTCGTTTGTGCGTGATGACCAGCCGCGTTCGGTTTCTTGTCTGCAATTGGCTTTGGCGATCCGCGAGGAAGTACTGGATCTGGAAAAAGCGGGCGTGCGCGTGATTCAGATCGACGAAGCGGCGCTGCGCGAAGGTCTGCCTCTGCGCAAATCGCAATGGCAGAGCTATCTGGATTGGGCAGTGGAAAGCTTTCGAATTACGGCCAATGGGGTTCAGGATCAGACGCAGATCCATACCCACATGTGCTATTCGGAGTTCAACGACATTATTGCGTCCATCGCCGGCATGGATGCGGATGTGATCACCATTGAAACCAGCCGTTCGGATATGGAGTTGCTTGATGCTTTCGAGAGCTTTCAATACCCCAACGAAATCGGCCCCGGCGTGTATGACATCCACTCACCCAATATTCCGACCGAGCAGCATATTGTCGCGTTGATGAGCAAGGCAGCCGAGCGCGTGCCCGCGCAGCGGCTGTGGGTGAATCCGGACTGCGGTCTGAAGACGCGTCAATGGAATGAGGTGATTCCGGCGTTGCGCAATATGGTGGCTGCCGCGAAGACCTTACGCGCAGGCTTTTTCCGGTAA